In Coturnix japonica isolate 7356 chromosome 7, Coturnix japonica 2.1, whole genome shotgun sequence, one DNA window encodes the following:
- the BAZ2B gene encoding bromodomain adjacent to zinc finger domain protein 2B isoform X16, translated as MCFSLFFLLVETLNSSRLTKQRCHRTEHICHNMESGERLTSSSVSSSAAVSSPVASTPSVASAVSKSSLTTGAASLISTVNTSEWWRTADSHSRSGAAFFPPLLGISPLFAPPAQNHDSIPFHPRTTGKNNRGSLEKGINGSLNGSSTTAASAISTSVLSTSIATSAGQGKAITSGAGGRKYNQEQSKVQLLDTRADKIKDKKPRKKAVESSSDSDSGSSSDTSSEGISSSDSDDLEEDEEEEEDQSAEESEDDDSDSENEAHCENKNKVLMHSGVKDMKTDGQKAHEKSQEKRTHQQIPLVSDSQTHSSFQPQQKQPQVLSQQLPFIFQSSQAKEEPVNKHTSVIQSTGLVPNVKPLSLVHQAKKEAYLKIIVPPPDLLKAGNKNTSDESIALVSDVRSKREQYKQTFPAVQLKKQESKNLKKVIASLSSSKPTSSSPAHQKLTSLENNHSNPFLTNALLGNHQPNGVIQSVIQEVPLALTAKQKSQTKINESVAIASSTPFSLPVNLSACGKKTTGNRTLVVPSTSPVLPGSGKDKPVSNNAVNAVKTQHRLPSAKLVVEQFRGVDSDAPSSKESDDSNDDDDDDEDEDEDDEDDDSDDSQSESDSNSESDTDGSEDEDDEDDKDQDESDTDTEGEKTPLKVKKTGSSMKSSSIGPAAHSTPLNLQVAKTPSSAPSALCPETQPAVFLGTSPSTLTPSSHCGTSKRRRVTDERELRVPLEYGWQRETRIRNFGGRLQGEVAYFAPCGKKLRQYPEVVKGVQWCLLKEEEVIPCIRAMEGRRGRPPNPDRQHSREESRMRRRKGRPPNVGSTEFLDSTDAKLLRKLQAQEIARQAAQIKLLRKLQKQEQARAAKEAKKQQAIMAAEEKRKQKEQIKIMKQQEKIKRIQQIRMEKELRAQQILEAKKKKKEEAANAKLLEAEKRIKEKEMRRQQAVLLKHQERERRRQHMMLMKAMEARKKAEEKERLKQEKRDEKRLNKERKLEQRRLELEMAKELKKPNEDMCLADQKPLPELPRIPGLVLSGSTFSDCLMIVQFLRNFGKVLGFDVNTDVPSLSTLQEGLLNIGDSRGEVQDLLVKLVSAAVCDPGLVTGYKAKTILGEHLLNVGINRDNVSEILQIFMEAHCGQTELTESLKTKAFQAHAPAQKAAVLAFLVNELACSKSVVSEIDKNIDYMSNLRRDKWMVEGKLRNLRIIHAKKTGKRDATGGGEVGEEPHSLETPTSGRKRRRKGGDSDYDEDDDDDSDDQADEDDEDEEDKEDKKGKKAEVCEDEDDGDQTASVEELEKQIEKLTKQQSQYRKKLFEASHCLRSMMFGQDRYRRRYWILPQCGGIFVEGMESGEGLEEIAKEKEKLKKVESVHVKEEVLEISEEKISCLNTTHCEQKEDLKEKDNTNLFLQKPGSFSKLSKLLEVAKMPHESDVMPQKPNGGAANGCTPSYQNTSQNSLCSLQPSVSQSNSEKSDSNNLFSPIASGTGKFYSSPVIPSDQLLKTLTEKNRQWFSLLPRVPCDDMSVTHADAPATATSLTPQSHPPSKSPSPVPSPLLGSTSAQSPMGLSPFALPPLQMKPGLPVMGLQFCGWPTGVLTSNVQFSSPLPTIGSGLGLSEGNGNSFLTSSVPTSKSESPALQTEKIASATCTAVEVAKPADHSNPKPIPEEMQYGWWRITDPEDLKSLHKVLNLRGIREKALQKQIQKHMDYITLACIKNKDVAIIDINENEDNQVTQDVVENWSVEEQEMEVDLAILQQVEDLERRVASASLQVKGWLCPEPASEREDLVYHEHKSIIRLHKKHDGDSAGGGEGSTSSLERKSDNPLDIAVTRLADLERNIERRTEEDIAPGLRVWRKALSEARSAAQVALCIQQLQKSIAWEKSIMKVYCQICRKGDNEELLLLCDGCDKGCHTYCHRPKITTIPDGDWFCPACIAKASGQTLKLKKLQIKGKKSNEQKRGRKLPGDTEDEDSATTSTSLKRGKTDPKKRKMDESVSVSQGKQENFTAIKKPKRDDSKDLAMCSMILSELETHEDAWPFLLPVNLKLVPGYKKVIKKPMDFSTIRDKLTSGQYPNVEAFSLDVRLVFDNCETFNEDDSDIGRAGHNMRKYFEKRWTEIFKLS; from the exons aTATGGAGTCTGGAGAGCGGTTAACATCATCATCAGTCTCCTCAAGTGCAGCTGTTTCATCTCCAGTGGCTTCTACACCTTCTGTAGCTTCTGCAGTTTCCAAGAGTAGCCTTACCACTGGAGCTGCGTCGTTGATTTCCACAGTCAACACCAGTG AATGGTGGCGGACAGCGGACTCTCACTCTCGCTCTGGGGCAGCTTTTTTCCCACCGCTCTTGGGCATCTCACCACTCTTTGCACCTCCTGCCCAGAACCATGATTCTATTCCGTTCCACCCAagaactacaggaaaaaataatcgTGGCAGTTTAGAAAAAG GTATAAATGGATCGCTGAATGGGAGCAGTACTACTGCAGCGTCTGCTATCAGCACATCTGTACTATCCACTAGTATTGCAACATCTGCAGGACAAGGAAAAGCTATAACCTCAGGAGCAGGAGGCCGCAAATACAACCAGGAGCAAAGCAAAGTTCAGCTTTTGGACACCAGAGCTGACAAAATCAAAGATAAG aaacccagaaaaaaagcagtagaaagCTCCAGTGACAGTGACTCAGGCTCCTCATCAGACACATCAAGTGAAGGCATAAGCAGCAGTGATTCCGATGACCtagaggaagatgaagaggaggaggaggaccAGAGTGCTGAAGAGAGTGAAGATGATGACTctgattctgaaaatgaagcacaCTGCGAAAACAAGAACAAG GTGCTAATGCATAGTGGTGTAAAAGATATGAAAACTGATGGGCAGAAAGCCCATGAAAAGTCCCAAGAAAAAAGAACGCACCAGCAGATACCTCTTGTGTCTGATTCCCAGACTCATTCATCATTCCAGCCCCAGCAGAAGCAGCCTCAGGTTTTGTCACAGCAACTTCCGTTTATTTTCCAAAGCTCTCAGGCGAAGGAGGAACCTGTGAACAAACACACAAGTGTAATACAGTCTACAGGATTGGTTCCCAATGTGAAACCTTTGTCTTTGGTACATCAAGCCAAAAAGGAAGCCTATTTAAAAATCATAGTTCCTCCTCCTGACCTACTCAAAGCAGGGAATAAGAATACCTCTGACGAATCCATCGCTTTGGTCAGTGACGTACGATCGAAACGA GAACAATATAAACAGACattcccagcagtgcagctaAAGAAACAGGAATCAAAGAACCTGAAGAAGGTTATTGCATCTTTGTCAAGCTCAAAACCAACATCTAGTTCACCAGCTCATCAAAAACTCACATCTTTGGAAAACAATCATTCTAATCCATTCCTGACAAATGCACTTTTAGGTAATCACCAACCCAATGGAGTTATTCAGAGCGTCATCCAGGAAGTTCCTCTTGCACttactgcaaaacagaaatcccAAACCAAGATCAATGAAAGTGTAGCCATTGCTAGCAGTACCCCCTTTTCTTTGCCAGTGAACTTGAGTGcatgtgggaaaaaaacaactggtaACCGGACACTTGTTGTGCCCTCTACCTCTCCTGTGTTACCTGGTTCAGGAAAGGATAAACCAGTCAGCAATAATGCAGTAAATGCTGTAAAAACACAACACCGCCTTCCGTCTGCAAAACTGGTGGTGGAGCAGTTCAGAGGGGTAGACTCAGATGCCCCCAGCAGTAAAGAATCTGACGACtcaaatgatgatgatgacgacgatgaagatgaagatgaggatgatgaagatgatgattcTGATGATAGCCAATCAG AGTCCGACAGTAATTCTGAGTCAGATACAGATGGGtctgaagatgaagatgatgaggaTGATAAGGATCAAGATGAATCAGATACAGATACTGAGGGAGAAAAAACTCCGCtaaaagtgaagaaaactgGTTCCTCCATGAAGAGCTCTTCCATTGGTCCTGCAGCTCATTCCACTCCACTAAATCTCCAAGTAGCAAAGACCCCAAGCTCTGCACCATCTGCCTTGTGTCCTGAGACCCAGCCTGCAGTTTTTCTTGGGACATCACCATCTACTCTTACACCAAGTTCACACTGTG gCACTTCAAAGAGACGAAGAGTAACAGATGAGCGGGAGCTGCGTGTTCCTCTGGAATATGG CTGGCAAAGAGAAACCCGAATAAGAAACTTTGGTGGTCGTCTTCAGGGAGAAGTAGCGTATTTTGCACCTTGTGGAAAGAAGCTGAGACAGTATCCTGAAGTAGTAAAG GGCGTGCAGTGGTGTCTTCTGAAGGAGGAGGAAGTCATTCCCTGCATCAGAGCTATGGAAGGGCGTAGAGGACGTCCACCAAATCCAGACAGACAGCATTCTAGAGAGGAATCAAGAATGAGACGTCGTAAAGGCCGACCTCCAAACGTTGGAAGCACTGAATTTCTAGACAGCACTGATGCGAAACTTCTGAGAAAGCTACAAGCGCAAG AAATAGCAAGACAAGCAGCACAAATAAAGCTACTAAGAAAACTCCAGAAGCAAGAACAAGCTCGAGCTgccaaagaagcaaaaaaacagCAAG CTATTATGGCAGCTGAAGAAAAGCGAAAGCAAAAAGAGCAGATAAAGATAATGAAGCAGCAG GAAAAGATTAAGCGTATCCAGCAAATCAGAATGGAGAAAGAACTTCGAGCTCAACAAATTTTAGAG gcaaaaaagaagaagaaagaagaagcagcaaatgCTAAATTACTGGAGGCTGAAAAACGAATAAAG gaaaaagagatgcGAAGGCAACAAGCTGTTCTTCTCAAGCACCAG GAACGAGAGAGGAGAAGACAACATATGATGCTTATGAAAGCCATGGAAGCACgtaaaaaagcagaa gaaaaagagcGATTAAAGCAAGAGAAACGTGACGAAAAAAGGTTAAATAAAGAACGTAAACTAGAACAGCGAAGACTGGAATTAGAAATGGCAAAGGAGCTAAAGAAGCCTAATGAAGATATGTGCTTAGCAGACCAGAAG CCTTTACCGGAGCTGCCTCGCATCCCAGGCCTTGTTCTGTCTGGAAGCACGTTTTCAGATTGTCTCATGATAGTGCAGTTCTTGCGTAACTTTGGTAAAGTTCTTGGCTTTGATGTGAATACGGACGTGCCTTCCCTGAGCACTCTTCAGGAGGGTTTGCTGAACATAGGAGACAGCAGAGGAGAAGTACAGGACTTGCTTGTAAAGcttgtttctgcagctgtttgtgaTCCAGGACTTGTTACAGGATACAAG gctaaAACTATTCTTGGGGAGCACTTACTGAATGTTGGCATCAATCGAGATAACGTGTCTGAGATTTTGCAGATATTTATGGAGGCTCATTGTGGGCAAACTGAGCTTACAGAGAGCTTGAAGACAAAAGCTTTTCAGGCACATGCTccagctcagaaagcagcagtgctggctttcCTTGTCAATGAGTTAGCTTGCAGCAAAAGTGTAGTCAG TGAAATTGATAAAAATATTGATTATATGTCGAACTTAAGGAGAGATAAATGGATGGTTGAAGGCAAACTTCGGAA TCTTAGAATCATTCATGCAAAAAAAACTGGCAAAAGAGATGCTACAGGAGGTGGTGAAGTAGGAGAGGAGCCGCATTCTTTGGAAACGCCAACATCAGGCCGCAAACGGAGACGAAAGGGTGGGGATAGTGATTATGATGAAGATGACGACGATGACAGCGATGACCAGGCagatgaggatgatgaggatgaagaggacaaagaagataaaaaaggaaagaaagcagaagtttgTGAGGATGAG GATGATGGAGACCAGACAGCAAGTGTTGAAGAACTAGAGAAGCAGATTGAAAAACTGACCAAG caacaaagccAGTACAGGAAGAAGTTATTTGAAGCCTCACATTGTTTGCGTTCAATGATGTTTGGCCAAGATCGTTACAGGCGCCGGTACTGGATTCTGCCCCAGTGTGGTGGCATTTTTGTAGAAGGCATGGAAAGTGGCGAAG gTCTAGAAgaaattgcaaaagaaaaagagaagttaaaaaaagTGGAAAGCGTACATGTTAAAGAAGAGGTTCTTGagatctcagaagaaaaaataagctgtttAAATACAACTCACTGTGAGCAAAAGgaagatctgaaagaaaaggacaacactaatttgtttttgcaaaagCCTGGGTCATTTTCAAAACTAAGCAAACTGTTAGAGGTTGCGAAAATGCCACATGAGTCTGATGTCATGCCCCAAAAACCTAATGGTGGTGCAGCAAATGGATGCACTCCATCTTATCAAAATACCTCCCAAAACTCTCTGTGCAGTCTTCAACCCAGCGTATCACAAAGCAACAGCGAGAAGTCTGATTCTAATAATCTTTTCAGTCCTATTGCAAGCGGGACAGGAAAGTTTTATAGTTCTCCAGTAATTCCAAGTGATCAGTTGTTAAAGACTCTTACTGAGAAGAACAGGCAGTGGTTCAGCCTTTTGCCGAGAGTACCCTGTGATGACATGTCAGTTACCCATGCAGATGCACCAGCTACTGCAACTTCACTTACTCCTCAGTCACATCCACCATCAAAATCACCTTCACCTGTTCCATCACCTCTTCTGGGTTCAACCTCTGCACAGAGTCCAATGGGATTAAGTCCTTTTGCATTGCCACCACTGCAg ATGAAGCCTGGACTACCTGTCATGGGACTTCAGTTTTGTGGATGGCCTACAGGAGTTCTTACTTCAAATGTTCAATTTTCATCTCCTTTACCTACTATTGGATCAGGGTTGGGATTATCAGAAGGGAATGGTAACTCATTCTTGACATCTAGTGTTCCTACAAGTAAAAGTGAATCACCAGCACTGCAGACTGAGAAAATAGCTTCTGCCACCTGTACAGCAGTGGAAGTGGCCAAGCCAGCAGATCACTCAAACCCAAAACCTATACCAGAAG AAATGCAGTATGGGTGGTGGAGGATTACTGATCCTGAGGACCTAAAATCTTTGCATAAAGTGCTGAATCTCAGGGGAATAAGAGAAAAGgcattacaaaaacaaatacagaaacacaTGGACTATATCACTCTGGCCTGCATCAAAAATAAGGATG TTGCAATTATTGATATCAATGAAAACGAAGATAACCAGGTAACTCAAGATGTTGTGGAAAACTGGTCAGTAGAAGAGCAAGAAATGGAGGTGGACCTTGCTATTCTTCAGCAGGTGGAAGATCTAGAGAGGAGAGTTGCTTCAGCTAGTTTGCAAGTTAAG GGCTGGCTGTGTCCTGAACCTGCATCAGAAAGAGAAGACTTGGTATATCATGAACATAAGTCAATTATTAGATTGCACAAGAAGCACGATGGAGATAGTGCTGGAGGCGGAGAAGGCAGTACCAGCTCTCTAGAGCGGAAGAGTGACAACCCTCTAGATATAGCTGTAACCAGACTTGCTGACTTGGAGCGGAACATAGAGCGAAG AACTGAAGAGGATATTGCTCCAGGGCTAAGGGTATGGAGAAAGGCATTGTCAGAAGCACGAAGTGCTGCACAGGTGGCTCTGTGCATTCAGCAATTACAGAAATCAATAGCATGGGAGAAATCTATTATGAAAGTT TACTGCCAAATATGTCGAAAGGGAGATAATgaggaactgctgctgctttgtgatgGTTGCGATAAAGGCTGTCATACCTACTGCCACAGACCCAAGATTACTACCATACCAGATGGTGACTGGTTTTGTCCTGCCTGCATAGCAAAG gcaaGTGGTCAAactctaaaattaaaaaaacttcaaatcaaaggaaaaaaaagtaatgaacaAAAGAGAGGCAGGAAATTACCAGGAGATACAGAAGATGAAGACTCGGCGACTACTAGCACCTCattaaaaagagggaaaacagaccctaagaaaaggaaaatggatgaAAGTGTTTCTGTAAGCcagggaaagcaagaaaatttcACTGCTATAAAGAAACCTAAAAGAGATGACTCCAAGGACCTGGCTATGTGCAG CATGATTCTCTCAGAATTGGAAACTCATGAAGATGCTTGGCCTTTCTTACTTCCTGTAAACTTGAAACTTGTTCCTGGTTATAAGAAAGTTATTAAGAAGCCAATGGACTTTTCCACCATTAGAGACAAGCTAACCAGTGGACA gtACCCTAATGTTGAAGCATTCTCGCTAGATGTCAGGCTTGTTTTTGACAACTGTGAAACCTTTAATGAAGATGATTCTGACATAGGCAGGGCTGGCCACAACATGaggaaatactttgaaaaaagATGGACAGAGATTTTCAAATTGAGCTGA